The sequence below is a genomic window from Oreochromis niloticus isolate F11D_XX linkage group LG3, O_niloticus_UMD_NMBU, whole genome shotgun sequence.
ATTCACAACATTTAATCTATCAGTTAATTTCTGCCACAAACTCCCATCGATCTTACTGAGTTCACGAGACATCACACACTGGACTGACTGAGAGACATGAACTACTTTTTGTGCAGGTTTTCTTctattaaaacaatattttcttctctgtaaaggaagtaaataaacaacagaaaGGAAGAGAAATCCTGTCAATTCAGAAAATAGAACAAACTACATAATATGTAGTTTGTTCTATTTAAACTACATTAGACTGGCCCCCAATAAAATCCAAATCTTtaagaaataaaactaaataaagttCCAGTGTTATTGTCGTTTAAGCAATGAAAAAACTTGAGGCCCTAAAACTGTTGAATTATTGCTTGATTATGTTTATGATCATTACTTCCTTTACTTACTTTGGGGTCCAGTGGAAACTGTTTTGAAATAAATTTCTCACATGTCACTCTGATCTGTTCACAAAGACTCAACAGAGAAAAAGTGCTGCATTGATTTGAATACAGTTTCAGGTAAATTTATAGGTAACTACAGACAATCAATCAGAAGATGTCAAACTCGCAGCCATAAAGTGATCTCTgtgcagagaagaaacagcacaaCAGTGAGCTCTCAACAGCAAAGACAAGAACAAAAAACTGGAAGCTCAAAGGTCTATTTGACTTTAATCAGCTCTGCAGTTGCAGTTTTAAGCCCCAAAAGATAaagtccagcatagagcggctgagtgaatgtggtctggactctgtggaggagagtcatggtttcagagatgatgtagaaagacagaatacctgctctgtgatccaggtacactcctactctggaggacCGAGGACCTGAGAGGACAGTTTGGACTTTGTTGTGCCAAAATATATAACTGTTTGTGTCACAATGTAAAGACCAAGATTTGTCATTGAATCCAAATACGCATTCATCACGGCTCCCTGCTCTGCTGATATTCTTGTATGCAACTGCTACATAaactcctctccctctccactccacctcccagtaacaacgtccagtcagactctctctactcaggacCTGACACCATTTagtgaatctgtctggatgatcagaataAGACTGTTGTTGATTCATTCTTGTTGATTTTCTGTTCCCCTCAGATAATaacaaatgtgtgtttgctgtgtttggagcCAGTGTGATTTGAcgtgaatattttaagaatccagctctggtctttggctctggtggtgacagtaaaacatcctcttcagtgactgtcagtgagatgtttgtccattcctctctcagaatgtcctgtagtttatctctggtctctgacacagctgctgtcacatcctcaaagtagctcagaggacgaatattgatgctggatgagtgtgtagactcactgagtgctgacagtgaggggtagttgtgtagaaactggttgtgatcctctgtgtgtgagagctgctccagctcgccgtctttcctcttcagctcagcgatctcctgctccagtttctcctgaagctctttgactcgactcacttcagtttctcacagtaagaggCTGGACAAGATAAACAGGACTTGATGGCTTTCAGCTTCCtcccagtgcagacatcacaggccacatcttcaggtccagcatagcagtgatcagctggagcagcttggagtccagtcttcttcagctgctccactaAAGCTGCTAATATGATGTTTTTCTCCAGGACAGGCCTCGGTGTGAAAGTCTTcctgcactgagggcagctgtggattcccTTCCTGTCCTCTTCATTAAAGTGGGTTTGAATACAGttcatgcagtagctgtgtccacaggctgtagtcaccggatccttcagtagatccaaacagatGGAACAAGAAATTGTTTCTCGGTCCAGCTGAACTCCTTTCTGCGCCATTTCTCCTCTCAGTCTCTCTTTGGCAGAAACGAAAGCATTCTGACCTCTGATGTCATAACATACTTTTCTGTAGTGAATGGAGCCTGTCGGCTCTGGAATGTTACAACATGTTTGTTACACCCATCTTCAAACTGCAGATCTAAAGGGGAGGGAACAAGGAAATACATTTACAGTGTTTCAGGAAGAAGAGGGAGTTTGACGTAGACGCTGTTTGTTTAACACTTTGAACATGAACAAAGGAGGCGgatcagtttttacatttttaatatatGAATGACAAGTAAATAAAAAGCTGTCACACCATGGCACATATTATACCATGAATTGTTTCTCATTTCAAAAATGTTCACATTCAGACACAAAAATCATTAAATATTACACAGTTATTAATCCTTCAAATATGAGACATTTGGCTTTCAGATACAGAGCCAGTGTCTTTATCTTAACTGCaagtatttttgtgttttacgcCGTTGAATATCGAGTTAAATATGctgcaaaatgtgaacatttacaGAATAAAAAGTCAGAATGTGTAGAACaggttttttttcacttataaaatgttttcaaattCTTGTCTTTTAAACTCGCAGATACAGAAAGAAATATTCACAAACAATTAATACTTGGACAGTGGATCCAGCCTTTCAGAAGTTTCCACCTTGTAATATTTTACTGTTGTCTAtctctgtatttaaaaaaatcagtttgagGTTGAAACAGTCGTGACTTGAGTCTGCTTCTGGGTCCAC
It includes:
- the LOC106097115 gene encoding tripartite motif-containing protein 16-like protein; the encoded protein is EDVLLSPPEPKTRAGFLKYSRQITLAPNTANTHLLLSEGNRKSTRMNQQQSYSDHPDRFTKWCQVLSRESLTGRCYWEVEWRGRGVYVAVAYKNISRAGSRDECVFGFNDKSWSLHCDTNSYIFWHNKVQTVLSGPRSSRVGVYLDHRAGILSFYIISETMTLLHRVQTTFTQPLYAGLYLLGLKTATAELIKVK